One part of the Egibacteraceae bacterium genome encodes these proteins:
- the rsfS gene encoding ribosome silencing factor, translating to MAISAAGAAADKKATDIRILDLGELLGITDFFVLVSAGNERHLGTVADEIEHRLKRDRDRVPRRREGTKDTGWVLLDYGDIVVHAFTSEQRSYYDLERLWSDAPKVPFDELAAAEAAAD from the coding sequence TTGGCCATTTCCGCGGCGGGTGCCGCCGCCGACAAGAAGGCTACGGACATCCGCATCCTCGACCTCGGTGAGCTGCTCGGCATCACCGACTTCTTCGTCCTGGTCTCCGCCGGCAACGAGCGCCATCTCGGCACCGTCGCCGACGAGATCGAGCACCGCCTGAAGCGCGACCGCGACCGGGTGCCGCGCCGTCGCGAGGGCACGAAGGACACCGGCTGGGTCCTGCTCGACTACGGCGACATCGTCGTGCACGCGTTCACCAGCGAGCAGCGCTCCTACTACGACCTCGAGCGGCTGTGGTCGGACGCGCCGAAGGTGCCGTTCGACGAGCTCGCCGCCGCGGAGGCGGCTGCGGACTGA
- the nadD gene encoding nicotinate-nucleotide adenylyltransferase, producing the protein MAVARRIGIMGGTFDPIHLGHLVTAEQARADLGLDEVVFVPAGQPWQKDETTPPEHRYLMTVLATAANPAFMISRLEIERQGPTYTVDTLRAMRAACPDDELFFITGADAIVNILTWKAADECLALAEFVAATRPGHDVATLHAQGLADRLIFLDVPALAISSTDVRERFRAGRSVRYLIPREVEEYARKHGLYGTLGHHVALGGLPGRALPRAAPPRPGAEGAAGGRGRYDRR; encoded by the coding sequence ATGGCTGTCGCGCGCCGCATCGGCATCATGGGCGGCACGTTCGACCCCATCCACCTCGGTCACCTCGTCACCGCAGAGCAGGCGCGGGCAGACCTCGGCCTCGACGAGGTCGTCTTCGTGCCCGCAGGGCAGCCGTGGCAGAAGGACGAGACGACGCCCCCCGAGCACCGCTACCTCATGACCGTGCTCGCGACGGCGGCGAACCCCGCGTTCATGATCAGCCGGCTCGAGATCGAACGGCAGGGTCCCACCTACACCGTCGACACGCTGCGGGCGATGCGCGCCGCGTGTCCCGACGACGAGCTGTTCTTCATCACCGGGGCCGACGCGATCGTCAACATCCTCACGTGGAAGGCGGCCGACGAGTGCCTCGCGCTCGCCGAGTTCGTCGCGGCGACACGCCCGGGTCACGACGTGGCTACCCTCCACGCGCAGGGGCTCGCGGACCGGCTGATCTTCCTCGACGTCCCCGCGCTCGCGATCTCCTCCACCGACGTGCGCGAGCGGTTCCGGGCGGGCCGGTCGGTGCGCTACCTCATCCCTCGCGAGGTCGAGGAGTACGCCCGCAAGCATGGGCTCTACGGCACCCTCGGCCACCACGTCGCCCTCGGCGGGCTCCCAGGACGGGCGCTTCCGCGCGCGGCGCCGCCCCGCCCGGGGGCGGAGGGTGCAGCGGGGGGCAGGGGTCGGTACGATCGCCGGTGA
- a CDS encoding histidine phosphatase family protein, which produces MPADLVLVRHGRSEGNEARERSKKGDERHYTPAFRSRRNREWRLTDAGIQQARAAGAWIVDNVARGFFRYATSEYLRARETAAHLGLPEARWTQDILLRERSWGHADFIMPESERFELFAAQLAARREDPCYWRPPDGESLAEVCLRVERVLDRLRRECAGQRCILVTHEDVMWAARFILEGLTQERWREMLLSGDPREKIHNGQVLHYTRRHPGSGELGPRLQWVRSVCPWDPDRSGGQWQQVAPPSFTNDELLASVAAVPRLVAGEALDRL; this is translated from the coding sequence ATGCCCGCTGACCTCGTCCTCGTCCGCCACGGCCGCAGCGAGGGCAATGAGGCGAGGGAGCGGTCGAAGAAGGGCGACGAGCGCCACTACACTCCGGCGTTCCGCAGCCGCCGGAACCGCGAGTGGCGCCTGACCGACGCCGGCATCCAGCAGGCCCGGGCTGCCGGCGCCTGGATCGTCGACAACGTCGCTCGGGGCTTCTTCCGCTACGCCACTTCGGAGTACCTGCGGGCGCGCGAGACGGCCGCGCACCTCGGGCTTCCCGAGGCCCGCTGGACCCAGGACATCCTGCTGCGGGAGCGGTCGTGGGGGCACGCCGACTTCATCATGCCCGAGAGCGAGCGCTTCGAGCTGTTCGCTGCGCAGCTCGCGGCGCGCCGCGAGGACCCCTGCTACTGGCGTCCCCCTGACGGCGAGTCCCTCGCTGAGGTGTGCCTGCGGGTCGAGCGGGTCCTCGACCGGCTCAGGCGCGAGTGCGCCGGTCAGCGCTGCATCCTCGTCACCCATGAGGACGTGATGTGGGCGGCCCGCTTCATCCTCGAGGGGCTCACGCAGGAGCGCTGGCGGGAGATGCTGCTGTCGGGCGACCCCAGGGAGAAGATCCACAACGGCCAGGTCCTGCACTACACGCGGCGTCATCCCGGGTCGGGGGAGCTCGGCCCGAGGTTGCAGTGGGTCCGCTCGGTGTGCCCGTGGGACCCGGATCGGTCGGGGGGTCAGTGGCAGCAGGTCGCGCCGCCGAGCTTCACCAACGACGAGCTGCTCGCGTCGGTGGCCGCCGTGCCCCGCCTCGTCGCCGGGGAGGCGCTCGACCGCTTGTAG